AGCAAGAAATGGAGCGCAAGCAGAAATAGAAAGTGCTTATGGTTCTAAGTATAGTAAACCTAGAAATTACAAAGGAAAAGCAAAAGGAGCACAAGAAGCGCATGAGGCTATAAGACCTACTAACTTCGCTGTGCATTCTGTAGATATAGATTATGATCAAGCACGATTATACGATTTAATCTGGAAACGTGCTATTGCTTCTCAAATGAGTGAAGCAGAGCTAGAGCGCACCAATGTGAAAATTAGTGCCTCGACACATAAAGAAACATTTACAGCTAACGGTGAGGTTATTACTTTTGATGGCTTTTTAAAAGTATATTTAGAAGGTACCGATGATGAAGATGCTGAGCAAGAAGGGATGTTGCCAGCAATGAAAACTAATGAAACTTTACTAAATAGTTATATTACTGCCACAGAGCGTTACACACGTGCGCCAGCAAGATTTACAGAAGCATCACTAGTTAAGAAGTTGGAAGAATTAGGTATTGGTCGTCCGTCAACTTATGCGCCAACTATTTCAACTATTCAAAATAGAAATTATGTTGAAAAAGGAGCTGTTGAAGGTGTGGAGCGTGAATATACTCAACTTAAATTACAGAATGATAATTTAACAGATACCATGCTCTCTGAAAAAGTAGGTTCTGATAAAGGAAAACTAGTGCCGACAGATATAGGGATGATTGTTACCGACTTTTTGGTAAATCATTTTGAGAATATTTTAGATTATAATTTTACAGCTAAAGTAGAAGCTGATTTTGATGATATCGCAGATGGAAAAGAGGATTGGATTAAAATGATGAAATCGTTTTATAAAGATTTTCATCCTATTGTAGAAGATGTTAAGGAAAATGCTGATAGAGAATCTGGAGAGCGTATTTTAGGAACCGATCCAAAATCGGGGAAACAGGTTAGTGTGCGTTTAGGTAAGTTTGGACCTATGGTGCAAATAGGAACGGTTGATGATGAAGAAAAACCACAATTTGCAAGTTTAAGTCCAGACCAACAATTAAACACGATTACTTATGAAGAAGCTATGGATTTATTTCAGCTTCCAAAAAGTTTAGGTGAATATAAAGGAGAAGATATACTCGTTAATAATGGGCGTTTTGGACCTTATGTTAAGTTTGGAGATTCTTTTGTGTCACTTCCAAAAGGTGTTGATCCTTTAAGTGTGGAGTTGGATGATGCTATTGTTTTAATTAAAGAGAAACAAAAAGCTGATGCTCCAATATATATGTATAAAGATTTACCTGTTCAAAAAGGTAAAGGGCGTTTTGGACCATTTATTAAATGGAACAATATGTTTATAAACGTAAATAAAAAATACGATTGGGATAACCTATCTGATGAAGACATTATTGAGTTAATTGAAACTAAAATTCAAAAAGAAATCGATAAGGTCATTCATAATTGGGAAGATGAAGGTATTCGTGTTGAAAAAGCACGCTGGGGCAGACATAATGTTTTAAAAGGAAAAATAAAGGTTGAATTACCTAAAACTGTAGATGTTTCTGAGATGACTTTAGAAGAAGCTAAAGCAATAATAGAAGCAAAAACACCAAAAAAGAAAGCTACAAAGAAAAAAACAACGGCTAAAAAGAAATAAATTTCGTTAAAACGTCAAATTATCAACGTTTTGTGAATAACATTGTTTTTTAGTTTTGTTGTAAAATCGTTTTTTCTGTTGATATTTGTAAAAAAAGAACAAGAAGTAATTATACATATTTAATGAATTTTAATTTTCTGTCTCCTGTTTCAGATTTGGTTTTAGCTCATAATGAGTTGCTTGAATCGCAGGCTTTAGGTAGGAAACTTCGAATTCACTCTACTCAAAATGGAATACCTGATTTAGAAAATGTTAACATTGCTATACTAGGTGTTTTAGAAAACAGAAACGATGTTAACTACAT
The nucleotide sequence above comes from Flavobacteriaceae bacterium HL-DH10. Encoded proteins:
- the topA gene encoding type I DNA topoisomerase; the encoded protein is MAKNLVIVESPAKAKTIEKFLGKDFKVESSFGHISDLPSKELGVNVDGDFKPTYEVSKDKKAVVKKLKDLAKKADWVWLASDEDREGEAIAWHLAETLKLDKDKTKRIVFHEITKSAIQKAIENPRGIDYDLVDAQQARRVLDRIVGYELSPVLWRKVKGGLSAGRVQSVSVRLIVERERDIQNFTPEASYRIDAEFSNEDGQSFKAKLPKTFSSKEAAYKFLESNKAASFKVADLQKKPAKKSPAAPFTTSTLQQEASRKLYFSVSKTMTMAQRLYEAGLITYMRTDSVNLSDEARNGAQAEIESAYGSKYSKPRNYKGKAKGAQEAHEAIRPTNFAVHSVDIDYDQARLYDLIWKRAIASQMSEAELERTNVKISASTHKETFTANGEVITFDGFLKVYLEGTDDEDAEQEGMLPAMKTNETLLNSYITATERYTRAPARFTEASLVKKLEELGIGRPSTYAPTISTIQNRNYVEKGAVEGVEREYTQLKLQNDNLTDTMLSEKVGSDKGKLVPTDIGMIVTDFLVNHFENILDYNFTAKVEADFDDIADGKEDWIKMMKSFYKDFHPIVEDVKENADRESGERILGTDPKSGKQVSVRLGKFGPMVQIGTVDDEEKPQFASLSPDQQLNTITYEEAMDLFQLPKSLGEYKGEDILVNNGRFGPYVKFGDSFVSLPKGVDPLSVELDDAIVLIKEKQKADAPIYMYKDLPVQKGKGRFGPFIKWNNMFINVNKKYDWDNLSDEDIIELIETKIQKEIDKVIHNWEDEGIRVEKARWGRHNVLKGKIKVELPKTVDVSEMTLEEAKAIIEAKTPKKKATKKKTTAKKK